Within Coriobacteriia bacterium, the genomic segment ATCACGTACCGGCCTCGGTCGGAGACGACCTTGGCCGTGACCACATCTCCGGGGCAAGCCCCGCTGAGGAAGACCGCACGACCATCGGCGGCGTGGGCGACCGCGTCACCGCCGTACGCGAGGCTCTCGACGGTAAGACGCATCGGATCGTCCATCGGGTCCTTCCGGTTGCCGACCGTGCCGGTCACGGTCCATCATACGGTATCGGGCGCGCCGCGCCCCGTGCGGGGGCCGCAGGCCCCGAACGAGGAGGTTGGGCGTCCCGTGGGGGAGAGCAGGATACTGATCGTCCACGACGACATGGGCCTCGTCGAGACTCTGAAGAACGCGATCGAGCAGGCCTTGCCGGGTTCGGAGGTCGCGTCCGCGATCTCCGCTCCACGCGCTCTCGGTCTGTGCATGAGCACCCCTCCGGACCTCGTGATAGTCGATGGGGACCTGACGGGGATGGACGGATACACGTTCACGAAGCAACTCCTGGAGGAAGAGGGCTGCTCCGGCGTCAAGGTCATCATCCTGGCCGAGAGCCCCACCGAGGCCTCGGCGCTCAAGGCGCGGCAGTCTGGAGCCGCGGCGCATCTCTCGCAGGCGGCGGACACGACGACGGTCGTCGAGAAGGTCGCGTCGCTCCTCTCGGTCGCCGCGGAGACCCCGCAAGCGCCCGTCGAGACTCCGCTTCCCGAGCCCGTCGGCGGCTACGGCGTGGCAGGGCCGCCCAGCGGAGTGCCGGTCGGGGCGGTCCAGGTGGGCAGCGCCGTGCCCGGAGGCGACGCCCCGGTCGTCGACGACCTCCTCCGCGAGATGGTCGACCGCGGCGGCTCGGACCTGCACATCGCGGTCGGTAGCGCTCCGGGCTTCCGCATCCGCGGCGAGCTCATACCGGTCGACGGGGCGAAGACGCTCACGCCGCGCGACACGCAGGACATGATCCTCAACCTGCTCTCCGAGGAGCAGCGACGTCGCTTCGAGACGGAGCTCGAGCTCGATTTCGCCTACAGCATCCCCGGACTCTCGCGATTCCGCGCCAACGTCTACCAGCAGAGGGACACCATGGCGGCCGTCTTCCGCGTGGTCCCCATCGCCGTCCCGACGCTCGAGGAGCTGGGGCTGCCGAAGGTCTGCAAGTTCCTCGCGGACAGGCCGCGAGGCCTGGTCCTCGTGACCGGTCCGACGGGCGCCGGCAAGTCGACGACGCTGGCGGCGATGATCGACCACATCAACGCGACGCGTCCGCTGCACATCGTCACCCTCGAGGACCCGATCGAGTTCATGCACAAGAACCAGAAGGCGTACGTCTCGCAACGCGAGATCGGCGAGGACACGCATTCGTTCGCGGGCGCGCTCAGGCGGGTGCTGCGACAGGACCCCGACGTCATCCTCGTCGGAGAGATGCGCGACCTCGAGACGATCTCCGCGGCCATCACGGCGGCGGAGACGGGCCACCTCGTGCTGGCGACCCTGCACACGACCGGCGGTCCCGCGACCGTCGACCGCATCATCGACGTCTTCCCTCCACACCAGCAGATGCAGGTGCGCATGCAGCTCGCCGGCACCTTGGAGGGCGTCCTGTCGCAGGTGCTGTTGCGCAGCACGGACGGTCGCTCCCGCGTTCTGGCGATGGAGATCATGCTCGGCGTGCCGGCGATCAGCAACCTCATCCGCGAGGGGAAGACGCACCAGATGCCGACGATCATCCAGGGCGGCGCCGCGCTGGGCATGCAGACGCTCGACCAGCACCTGAAGACCCTGCTGCAGGCGGGCAAAGTCACGTACGAGGAGGCCATAAGCAAGGCTCAGAACCCGCGGGAACTCGCGGCCATGGTCGGCCGGAAGATATAGGGTACATAGCCGGCGTGGACACCGTCATCGTCAGATGGAACGGCGGAAGGCGCTTCGTCGGCTGGGACGAGGCCGGCCACGGCGTCGTCATGGACTCGCCGAAGGAATACCACGGCGACGGTTCGGGCGCGCGTCCCCTCGAACTCGCCCTCTACGCCCTCGGCGGATGCACGGGCATCGACGTCATCTCGATCCTGGCCAAGCAGCGCCAGGACGTGCGCGACTTCGAGGTGCGTGTCACCGCCGGCCAGCGCGAGGAGCAGCCGCGCATCTATACCGAGGTAGCGGTCGAGTACGTCGTGACGGGACACGACGTCAATCCCGCGTTCCTCGAGCGCGCGGTCGCGCTCTCCGAGGAGAAGTACTGCTCGGTTCGGGGGATGTTCGGACCGCAGGTCCGGATCACGTCCTCCTGGCGCGTCGTCGAAGCCGAGTAGGGCAGGGGCAGCGGCGCGCGGTGTCCGATGCCGTCATCATGCCCGTCCATGACGAGGCGCCCACGGTGTGCGAGGTCCTCGATGCCGTGCGGGAGGAGTTCGCGGGGCTGGTCATCGTCGTCGACGACGGCTCCACAGATGGTAGCGCGGAGATCCTTGCGCACCGCCATGACATCGTCCTCGTGACGCACCCGGGCAACCTCGGCTACGGGCGCTCGCTCATCGACGGGTTCGCGCTCGCGCGCTCGGCGGGGGCCCGCCGCGTGCTGACGATGGACTGCGACGGACAGCACGAGCCCGCCCACATCGCGGCGTTCCTCGCGGCGATCGATTCGGGTGCGGACATCGTGTCGGGCAGCCGCTACCTGCCCGAGAGCGTCGCGATCGGGGAGACCCCCGGCCAGCGCCGCGAGGTCAACGAGCGGGTCGCGACCGAGGTGAACGCCGTCACGGGCTGGGGCATCACCGACGCGTTCTGCGGCTTCAAGGCGTACCGCGCCGGGATGCTGGACTGTCTCGACCTGTCCGAGCCAGGGTATGCCATGCCCATGGAGCTGTGGGCGAAGGCGTGGAGGTGCTCCGCTAGAGTGCGGGAACTGCCGGTGGAGCGGATCTACTCCGATGCGGACCGCTCGTTCGGTGAGGACCTGGACGATCCGGAGAGGCGATTCGCCTACTACTTGCGCGTTTGGCGCGATGCCCTTGGGAAGGACGAAGGATGATCGACGCGCTGTGCGTCGGGGCTCACCCCGACGACGTCGAGATAGGGATGGGCGGCACGGTAGCGGGCATGGTACGCCGCGGACTGGAGGTCGCGATCGTCGACCTCACGGACGGCGAGCCCACACCCGCGGGCTCTTCCGAGACGCGCGCGAAGGAGTCCGCCGCGGCGGCGGCCGTCCTCGGCGCACGCCGCCGCACCCTCGACCTCCCGAACCGCTCGCTCTTCGACGGAGTGGCGGAGCGCACGGCGCTGGCCGAGGTCATACGCGAGTTGAAGCCCCGGCTGCTCTTCCTGCCGTATCCCGAAGACGCGCATCCCGACCATGTCGCCGCCGCGGCGATAGGGGAGGCTGCCCGCTTCTGGGCGAAGTTCGTGAAGACGGAGATGTCCGGGGAGCCTCACTATCCGGAGAAGGTCTACCACTACTACGCCGTCCACCTGCGGCTGCTCAAGAAGCCGGCGTTCGTCGTGGATATCTCGCCCGACCTCGCGGCGAAGATGGATGCCCTGCGATGCTACGCGTCGCAGTTCTCCGCCAATCCCCGCAACGCCGAGGTGCTGCCGACGATGGAGATGATGGCCCGCTCGTGGGGCGCTCTCATCGGCACAGCCGCCGGTGAGCCGTTCTTCTGTCGCGAAGAGATCGGCGTAGCCCGCGTCGAGGACCTGGTCTAGGCACGCGCGATGGTCCACGCCAAGGGCACCACCCCGCAAGGTCACGGCGAGCTGCTCACCGTGCCGCCGTACGTCGAGTGGGCCGCGCTCGCCCGTGCGAACGCGCGTGTCGCGGCAGCGCTCGACGTGCGGATCGCGGGCGTTCCGGCGCGCGAGCTGCGCGCGGAAGCTCGCGAGACCGCGCTCGCGGCGGCCGCTGAGTTCTCGCGGTACCTAGGCGTCGAGGTGACGAGCGGCGCGGGGGCCGGCGCGCCGCTCGTGATGACCGGCCACCAGCCGCAGCTCTACCACCCCGGTGTCTGGGCGAAGGTCTTCCTGTTGCAGCGTCTCGCACAAGAGATCGGGGGCACGGGCATCGACCTTGTCGTCGACTCGGACGGTTTCGACGCGGTCGAGCTGACCGCTCCGTGTCTTCGCCCGGAGATCGAGCGATGCCGCCAGTACCTCGCGATCGGCGGCACGGATGCCTGCTACGCATGCTCTCCGGTGCCCTCGCTGGCGGACATCGAGACCTTCCGCGTGGCTGGGGAGCAGATGCTCTCGACCCTGCCCGCCCCGGCCCTGCCGAGGCATTTCGGCGCTTTCTGCGACGCGCTGGCATCGGCGAACACAGATGCGCGCAATCTCGCGGAACTCGTCACCTTCGCGCGCAGACGTTACGAAGCGAGCGCCGGGACGACGTACCTGGAGCTTCCCGTGACCGAGGAGGCCGTCACGGCACCGTTCCGGCGCTTCGCCGTGTCGCTGCTCGGGGAGGCCGAGCGGTTCGCACTGGCGTACAACGAAGCGCTCGCGGCGTACCGCGCGGCGAATCGCGTGCGCTCGGTCGTGCAGCCGTTCCCGGACCTGACGTTCGACGGCGATCTCGTGGAGACGCCTTTCTGGCTGGTGGGTGAGCGTGGGCGCACGGCCGTGTGGGCGCGTCAGGGCGACGTGACGGAACTGCTCGCCGGCGGCGAGGTCGTTTGCCGGCTGCCCGCCGACCCCGATGCGGCCGTCACCGCTCTCGAGGAGTCGGGTGTCCTGCTCGCGCCGAAGGCCGTCGTACTCACCGCATATCAGCGACTGCTCGTCGCGGATCTGTTCATCCACGGTGTAGGCGGAGGGCGCTACGACCGCGTGACCGACGACGTGGTCCGCCGCTTCTTCGGTGTGGACCTTCCGCCCTTCGTGGTGGCGTCGCTGACCGTCCAGCTCCCGCTGGGTGCGAGCGTGGTCGGCGACCGCGAGGTGGAGGAGGCCGAGAGGCGCGTGCAGACGGCGGAGCACAACCCCGACCGTCTGCTCGACGAGGTGGAGTTCGACGACGAGGCCGAGCGTGAGCGGGCCGAAGCGCTCGCTGAGGAGAAGGCGCGGCTCGTCGCCGCGATCGAACAGCCGGGAGCGGACCGCAAGGCGCTGGGCGCGGCGATCCGAGACGCGAACGCCGGGCTCGCGGACGTGCTCGCGCCGCTGGTGGCGGAGGCGCGCTCGCGCGCCGAGGACCTGCGCGCGCGCCGCGACGCGGCGGACATCCTCACCGACCGCACCTACCCGTTCTGCCTCTGGAGCCCACAGGAGATCCAGGACAAGGTGGGGTAACGCCGAGTCTAGCGTCTCACTCCAATCGCATCCAACTCCAACCTAGGCCTGCGCGCCGTCGCAAGATTCTCTATCGTCACCGTGTGGACCTCATTCGCGTTTCCCGCGATGCGCGGCCACGCCCACGCAGCCTGGCGGAATCTCGTGGACGGAGCATACGTGTCGAAGGTCGACCAAGCACCTCCGTCGACCCTGACCCGTGCCTTCCCTCGATCAGGCCCTTCCGTGACGAACAAGATCACCTGCCTGCCGTTGAATCGATAGACCGCCCTGGCTCCTGGTCTGGTCGTGGATCTCGCGGTGCCAAGGTAGAGCTGGGAAGACGTCGCGCTGGTCGACGCCCACATCCGAGCCGAGTAGGTCGCCACATCCTGGTCGAAAGGAACCACCGTCGCGACAGGCGGAGACCACGTACTCTGGTTGTCCGTCCAGTCCGTGGCTCTGACCCGGAAGTGGTACGTGTGGCCGACGGTGCCGGAGAAGATGCCGGACGTCTGAGTCGTGTCGTTCTTCCAGTCCGTCCACGCGCCCAGTGAGCCGTCCTTTCGCTGGACTTCGTAGGAGGCGATGCCCATCGTCGGCGTCGCGTCGCTTGCCGTCCAGCCGACCCTGAAGGTCCTGGTCTTGGACTGATCGGTCGAATATCGCGGCGCGGAAGCTCGAGCGAACGGTTTCGTCCGGTCCGGCCAGTATGGATTGAAGCTGCGTGCGGCCATGATGAACCAGGATGTGGCACCGACGTGCAGACGGTTGAGGTACACCAAGTCGAATCCCGTGGTCACTCCGTCGTGGCAAGCGGCCACGATGCCCCTGCCGTCCGAGTTCTCGGCCGAGACCTGTGCCCGGCGCAGCTCTCGCAGGTACGTGCCGGCCGCCTCGGTCTCACATGCCGCCCGATACGCCGTCACCATCTGCGCGGTCCCTTCGAACCAGATGCCGTCCAGGTCATCGTTGAAGTCGAAGCCGCTGAACCCAGGGCGAGCGTCGCTGTGATTCGGACAATCATGCACCGCGCAATCCGTTCGCGCATTCGCCTCGGCCCACGCAAGACCTTGTCGGTATTCCAGCTTCTCAGGGAAGGCAAGCACCGCCCACGCCTGGATGTCCACTGGGATGTTGGCGGTGTTCGTGGTCGTTCCGTCACCTAATGTGCCGGTCCAGAAGCGTCCCGAGTCAGAGTCCCACATCGCCTCGACCAGCCGCTTGGCATGGTTCGCCCGTTCGACCCAGGCGGTGTTTCCTGTTGCGGTGTGTAGCCGCCTGAAGGCCACGTAGAGATCGATGTTGTGCTCTGTGGACTTCCAGGTCTGTTTCTGGGGAGGATCGCTTGGCCAACCCCTGTAGCCCCCCATGTATCCGCCGATCGCAACCGAGTCGTCTCTCGTCTCGGTCTCGACCCACTCCCCCATCCTTCTTGCGGCTTCGAGATAGGCTGGGTCCCCTTTGTTCTCGTAGTAGTCGAGGAGCGCGATCATCGCCCAAGCGATGTTGCCCGTCGTGGAGCTCACCGCTTCCGGATCCTCGAGCCATCTCTTCCGAGTGTCGTCCCACCAACCAGGCAGTAGGGCATCGCCGTTCGACGTATCAGTGATGTCGCCGGAGCGATACGCGTTCCGCAACCTCCCATCGTCATAGTCTGGATCGTGATCCTGCGCGTAGATCAACGTATCGCCGATGATCTTGGCTCTGCGCCAATCGTCCGCGGTTCCGCGAGCCATGTATGACAGCATGGCCAGGGCGTTGTCATAGGTGAAAGCCACGTTGCCGAGTGGTTTGTCGGCGTCGGGATCGCGCAACTCGAAGCTCGTGAGCAGCCGGAGAGCGTTCGGTCTGGCTTTGTCGAACTGGATGTCGTCGAGATAGAAAGTGACGCCGTCGGGATTGCTGGCCTTGTCCGTCGCCCACGCGAACCCGCCGATCGTCGAGTTGAGATCCGAGGGCGAGAGTGACCGCTCGTATCGAATGTCGTCAAGGTAGAAGGTGGCTCCATTTGCGTTGCGCGATCTGTTCGTGGCCCAGCCGAAGCCGCCGATGACCCGAGACAAGTCCTTTCCGGTCAGGTCTATCGAGTACGTCGTCCAAGTGCTATCCAGCGAGACATAGCCCAGACTGGTCTTTGGACTCGAGTCGTAGTACGGCTTCGTCGGCGTGCCGGTCAACGGGTCTCGGCCGATGCCGAACGCGAAGAACTCCACCTGCTCTCCGCCGACCCGGCCGTGTGCCTTGAAGGTCAAGCGGGTGAAGCCTGCGAGGTCGAGACCTGCGGGGGAATCGCCCCATGCGTTGGCGGGACACTGCCAGTAGATGCCAGACCATCCTTGTGGGCCCGCCGCCGAGTAGTCGATCCGGATCGCCGTTCTCCCGGCGTACGGGTTGACGGTGTAGGTGTCGGTGAAAGTGATGTCGCCCAAGTCACCCATCGAGCCGCTCGGAGCGAAGCCGTTGGCCACGTGTTGATCGCGGTAGACATCGAAGTAGTCCTTGTCCAGCGGGATGGTGAACCGCTGCCACTCGTCGCTCAACCTCACGTAGCCGGTGCCGATGGGACCGAATGCATCCCGATCGGGCTTGGCGGGATCGTCGTTCGGGATCCTGTTGATCCCGCCGACCTTGAAGTCGACCCAACCGTCACCCGGATCTTCCTTCTTGCCCCAGAAGGTAAGCTGACTGGCTCCGCGAAGGTCCAATCCCCCAGTGAGATCGCCCCAGTTGTTCTCCGGATGTTGCCAGTAGATGCCGGCCCACCTGTTTCCCTGGGTCGCCTCGGCGGAATAGCGAATCCTGACCGAGGTGAGGCCGGAGTGAGGAACGGTTGCGGTGCTGTCGCTGGCGAACGTGACGTCAGCCCAGTCTCCCATCCACCCGGAGGGGATGTAGTGGTTGCCGCCGGAGTCCGCGTCCGTGTACACGTCGACGGTATGGTTGAACTTGTCCATCACGCTGTTGAGATACTCGTATCCGAGCGCGGTCGAAACCGTCGTTGATGTGTCGAGCGCCACAGCCGGTCTCGTCTCCGGTGGTCTCGAGATGGTTTGAGACGCAGCGCCCACCCCGACGGCGAATCCGACCATCGTCGTCGCCATAGAGAGGATTACCAGCGGATACCCGATCCTCTTGGCTGACATCGCGTTCGCCCCCCTCGCGGTCGATCATACGACCATCCAAGTGAAGAAACGAGCGCCACCACCTCTAGATGCACCTGGCTTTAGCAGTCCGTACGCGATGCCGCGCGATTCCTTGCGTGGCTTCCGCCCCCGCGCAATATCATACGCCCCTCTCACTGTCAGGCTCTGGACGGCCGGACGTCCTCCTTGCCCTCCTGCGCCCGCCCGCGCTACGATGCGGCCCTGCGGCCGTACCGGGCCGCCGTGACCCGCAGTCGAAAGGGAGTCTCACATGGGCAAGCCCGTCGTCGACAACTCGCTCTGCACCGCTTGCGGCATCTGCGTGGATGAGTGCCCCACGAGCGCGCTCGACCTCGATGACTTCGCCGTACTCGCCCGTCCGGACGATTGCTCCGAGTGCGGCACGTGCGCCGACGTCTGTCCGAACGAGGCCATCGAACTCAAGTAGGGTCTGCCCGCGATCAGCCGCGCGGGCCCTTCCCGTCGTCGATGTAGAGGCGCGGCTCCTTGCCTTGCAGCATCCCCACGAACCTCTTGTGGTGCGCGGCGTAGACGAGAAGCCCTATGGCTAGCGCGAAAGGCCAGTCGGGCGAGTGTAGTGCCAGCGCGGTCACGGGCAGCGCCGCAGCAGCGGCGACCTGACCGGCCAGCATGTACTTCGTCACCGCGATGACCAGCAGCGCGACGGTCAGCGCGACCACGAAGTAGCGCCAGTCGTAGATGAGCAGCGCCCCTCCGCCGGTCGCCAGCCCTTTGCCCGTACGCTCGAAGCGTCGCTTCAGCAACGCCATCCAGAGCGAGTAGTTGTGTCCGACGACCGCGCCCGCGAGCGCCACCGCTGGAGCCGCCACGATCGTTGCGGGCAGCAGGCGCGTCGCACCGACCGCGAGCATCCCCTTCGAGGCGTCCGCCACCATCGCGACGACGAACCAGCGCCAGGAGCCGGTCGAGCGGCGCACGTTCATCGCGCCGACGTTGCCGGTGCCGTGCGCGGCGATGTCCTCTCCGGTCACGCGGCGCACGATGACGTACGCCCACGGTACGGACCCGATCAGGTACGCGGCCGCGAAGACCGCCGCGCCCCACACGAACCGGCTCACGGCGCAGGGATCACGCACTCGATAGCGGAGGGCAGCATCGAGACCTCGTAGCGGCTCTCGAGCATCACCTCGCCGTCGATCTGCGCGGGGAGCGGGCCGTCGCCCGACTCGATGACTAGCGACGTGTGGCGCTCCATGTGGACCGGGCGCATGCGCGTGTGCTTCCCCATGATGACGAACGGTAGTCGCATGAGCGCCTGGGGCAGCGAGAGCGGGTCGATCACGCAGGTGTCGAAGAGCCCGTCGTCGGGGATGGACGCCGGCGTGATGAAGAAGCCGCCCCCGTACGTCGGTCCGTTCGTGACCGCGACGATCAGCAGGTCGGTCTCTTCGGCCGGCGCGCCGTCCCACGAGACGCGCACGTGGTGGGGGTAGAGCTCGTTGAAGAGCACGTGCATGAGTGCGGTGAGGTAGAGCCAGATGCCCGAGCGGCCGGTGGTCGACTTGTACTCGACCGCCTTCATCGTGACGCGCGCGTCGAGGCCCGCCGCGAACGAGTTGTTGAAGTACACGCCGTTGCACACGCCGACGTCGAAGCGGCGGCGGTTGTCGGCCATGAGCTGTATCGCGGCGGCGGCGAGGTCGACGGGCACGCCGTACGTACGTCGCGTGTCGTTGCCGGAGCCGGTCGGCAGCAGGCCGAGCGCCGGGCGGCTGCCTTCGGGGCGGCGCATGATCCCGTTGAGGACCTCGTGGACGGTGCCGTCGCCCCCGACGGCGACGAGGAGGTCGTAGCGGTCGTCGGCCTGCTCGGCGATGACGGCCGCGTGGCCCATGCGCTCGGTCAGCACCGTGTCGTGCGGCAGCGACTGCAGCATCCGCTCCACCGCGGGGACGAGCTTGCCCGTCTCGCCGTGCTTGGCGACCGGGTTCACGATGACGAGCGCCCGTCCGACTGCCACCTCTGCCTCCCCGATAGCGGTTCCAGGGCCGATTGTGGTAGCGTGACTTTCCACGCCCTCGTAGCTCAGTGGATAGAGCGTCTGCCTCCGGAGCAGAAGGCCACAGGTTCGAGTCCTGTCGGGGGCGCCATCACGGCATACGAAGGAGGAGGCCTTACGCCTCCTCCTTCTCCTTCTTGGTGGCCTCGATGATCTTCTTCGCCATGTCGAAGGGGACCTCGGCGTATTCGCCGACCTTGATGGTGTAGCTGCCGGTCCCGTGCGTGAGCGAACGCAGCTGGATGGCGTAGTGGACGACCTCGGCGTAGGGCACCGTCGCCTTGATGACCTGCCGCTTGCCCTTCGCCTCCATGCCCAGGATCTTGCCGCGCTTCGAGGACATGTCGCCCATGACGGCCCCGGCGTACTCCTCGGGCATCTGTATCTCGAGGTGTGCGATCGGCTCGAGAAGCACCATGTCGGCCTTCTCGGCGGCTGCGCGGAACCCGATGCGGGCGGCGGTCCGGAACGCCATCTCGGACGAGTCGACGCTGTGGTAGCTGCCGTCGTAGACGCAGACCTTCACGTCGACGACGGGGTAGCCGGCGAGCACGCCTTCGGTGAGCGTGTTCTGGACGCCCTTGTCGACGGCGGGGATGAACTGGCGCGGGATCTTGCCGCCGACGATCTGGTCGACGAACTCGTAGCCCGCGCCGGGATTGGGCTCGAGGCGCAGCCAGCAGTCGCCGAACTGTCCGCTGCCGCCGGTCTGCTTCTTGTGGCGGCCCTGCGCGGAGGCGATCTTACGGATGGTCTCGCGATAGGGGATCCGCAGCTCGATGAGCTCGGCCTCGACGTTCGCCTTCGTCTTCAGCCGGTTGAGAGCGGTGTCGATCTGGATGTCGCCGAGGCCGGAGAGCACCGTCTGGTGCGTCTCGGGGTCGCGGCGGATCGTCAGCGTCGGCTCCTCGTCGACGATGCGGTTCAGCGCCGTGCCGAGCTTGTCCTCGTCGGCTTTGTTCTTCGCGACCACCGCGACGGGATAGAGCGGCTCGGGCAGGGGCATCGGAGCGTAGCTGACGTCTCCCGAGTCGGAGAGGGTGTCGTCCGTGCGCGTGTCGGCGAGCTTCGGGAGGATGGCGATGTCGCCGGCGGCTGCGGCCTCCACGTCGACCGATTCCTTGCCTCTCATGGAGAAGACGTGCCCGATGCGCTCCTTCTTGCCGGTGCGCGGGTTGCCCGCTTGGGTATCCGGCTTCAGCGTGCCCGTGACCACCTTCACGAAGTTGAGGTGGCCAAGGTACGGGTCGGAGACGGTCTTGAAGACGAACGCGGACATGGTGCCGGACGACGAGACGGGCACGTCCTTGCCGTCGGTCGTCGTCCACGGTGCGCGCTCGGTCGGGGCGGGGAAGAAGCCCACGATCTCGTCGAGCAGGTCCTCCACGCCTTGCAGGGTGGTGGCGGAACCCACGAAGACCGGCACGAAGATGTGCTGCGCGATCGCCTTGTCCAGAAGTGTCTCGAGCTCCTCCTGGGTCAGCCGCTCGCCCTCGAGGTACTTCTCCATGAGGTCGTCGTCGGCTTCGGCCACGAGTTCGCAGAGCTTCTCGCGAGCCGCTTCCGCCGCGTCGGTCATGTCGGCCGGGATGTCGAATACCTCTTCTTTGTCGCCTTCGTGGTGGTAGGCCTTCATTCGGATGATGTCGACCACGCCGCGGAAGTCCTGTTCGCACCCGATGGGAAGCTGGACGGCGCCGATCCGGTGTCCGA encodes:
- the bshB1 gene encoding bacillithiol biosynthesis deacetylase BshB1, encoding MIDALCVGAHPDDVEIGMGGTVAGMVRRGLEVAIVDLTDGEPTPAGSSETRAKESAAAAAVLGARRRTLDLPNRSLFDGVAERTALAEVIRELKPRLLFLPYPEDAHPDHVAAAAIGEAARFWAKFVKTEMSGEPHYPEKVYHYYAVHLRLLKKPAFVVDISPDLAAKMDALRCYASQFSANPRNAEVLPTMEMMARSWGALIGTAAGEPFFCREEIGVARVEDLV
- a CDS encoding OsmC family protein; protein product: MDTVIVRWNGGRRFVGWDEAGHGVVMDSPKEYHGDGSGARPLELALYALGGCTGIDVISILAKQRQDVRDFEVRVTAGQREEQPRIYTEVAVEYVVTGHDVNPAFLERAVALSEEKYCSVRGMFGPQVRITSSWRVVEAE
- a CDS encoding diacylglycerol kinase family protein yields the protein MAVGRALVIVNPVAKHGETGKLVPAVERMLQSLPHDTVLTERMGHAAVIAEQADDRYDLLVAVGGDGTVHEVLNGIMRRPEGSRPALGLLPTGSGNDTRRTYGVPVDLAAAAIQLMADNRRRFDVGVCNGVYFNNSFAAGLDARVTMKAVEYKSTTGRSGIWLYLTALMHVLFNELYPHHVRVSWDGAPAEETDLLIVAVTNGPTYGGGFFITPASIPDDGLFDTCVIDPLSLPQALMRLPFVIMGKHTRMRPVHMERHTSLVIESGDGPLPAQIDGEVMLESRYEVSMLPSAIECVIPAP
- a CDS encoding glycerol-3-phosphate acyltransferase, which codes for MSRFVWGAAVFAAAYLIGSVPWAYVIVRRVTGEDIAAHGTGNVGAMNVRRSTGSWRWFVVAMVADASKGMLAVGATRLLPATIVAAPAVALAGAVVGHNYSLWMALLKRRFERTGKGLATGGGALLIYDWRYFVVALTVALLVIAVTKYMLAGQVAAAAALPVTALALHSPDWPFALAIGLLVYAAHHKRFVGMLQGKEPRLYIDDGKGPRG
- a CDS encoding 4Fe-4S binding protein; the protein is MGKPVVDNSLCTACGICVDECPTSALDLDDFAVLARPDDCSECGTCADVCPNEAIELK
- a CDS encoding PilT/PilU family type 4a pilus ATPase; the protein is MGESRILIVHDDMGLVETLKNAIEQALPGSEVASAISAPRALGLCMSTPPDLVIVDGDLTGMDGYTFTKQLLEEEGCSGVKVIILAESPTEASALKARQSGAAAHLSQAADTTTVVEKVASLLSVAAETPQAPVETPLPEPVGGYGVAGPPSGVPVGAVQVGSAVPGGDAPVVDDLLREMVDRGGSDLHIAVGSAPGFRIRGELIPVDGAKTLTPRDTQDMILNLLSEEQRRRFETELELDFAYSIPGLSRFRANVYQQRDTMAAVFRVVPIAVPTLEELGLPKVCKFLADRPRGLVLVTGPTGAGKSTTLAAMIDHINATRPLHIVTLEDPIEFMHKNQKAYVSQREIGEDTHSFAGALRRVLRQDPDVILVGEMRDLETISAAITAAETGHLVLATLHTTGGPATVDRIIDVFPPHQQMQVRMQLAGTLEGVLSQVLLRSTDGRSRVLAMEIMLGVPAISNLIREGKTHQMPTIIQGGAALGMQTLDQHLKTLLQAGKVTYEEAISKAQNPRELAAMVGRKI
- the fusA gene encoding elongation factor G; the encoded protein is MAAPTTDKIRNVALVGHGGAGKTSLAEAMLFVAGETKRLGRVDDGNSNLDYDEEEKRRRFTINLSLAPIVHKGCKINVIDTPGYSDFIGDAIAGIVASEAALFVVDAVSGPQVQTEKLWEAAEETGTPRAVFINRMDKEHADFDAAMTSLTEAFGHRIGAVQLPIGCEQDFRGVVDIIRMKAYHHEGDKEEVFDIPADMTDAAEAAREKLCELVAEADDDLMEKYLEGERLTQEELETLLDKAIAQHIFVPVFVGSATTLQGVEDLLDEIVGFFPAPTERAPWTTTDGKDVPVSSSGTMSAFVFKTVSDPYLGHLNFVKVVTGTLKPDTQAGNPRTGKKERIGHVFSMRGKESVDVEAAAAGDIAILPKLADTRTDDTLSDSGDVSYAPMPLPEPLYPVAVVAKNKADEDKLGTALNRIVDEEPTLTIRRDPETHQTVLSGLGDIQIDTALNRLKTKANVEAELIELRIPYRETIRKIASAQGRHKKQTGGSGQFGDCWLRLEPNPGAGYEFVDQIVGGKIPRQFIPAVDKGVQNTLTEGVLAGYPVVDVKVCVYDGSYHSVDSSEMAFRTAARIGFRAAAEKADMVLLEPIAHLEIQMPEEYAGAVMGDMSSKRGKILGMEAKGKRQVIKATVPYAEVVHYAIQLRSLTHGTGSYTIKVGEYAEVPFDMAKKIIEATKKEKEEA
- a CDS encoding glycosyltransferase family 2 protein; this encodes MPVHDEAPTVCEVLDAVREEFAGLVIVVDDGSTDGSAEILAHRHDIVLVTHPGNLGYGRSLIDGFALARSAGARRVLTMDCDGQHEPAHIAAFLAAIDSGADIVSGSRYLPESVAIGETPGQRREVNERVATEVNAVTGWGITDAFCGFKAYRAGMLDCLDLSEPGYAMPMELWAKAWRCSARVRELPVERIYSDADRSFGEDLDDPERRFAYYLRVWRDALGKDEG